ttaattccaatttcgtccaatccaatcctaataattccattacaattctattaacacaattacatcataaaacaagaaaatattaCCTGAATTTTCTCAGAGGAATTTGTAccctcaattgctccaatttcactatttcttgtACCTCAATTCAATACCCGATGTCGCTATCACTTCCTCggacttgcaaatcaccttgAAATTAATCTAAGCaagcaaaaacttttttttttaaatgtcacTGCTGCATATTAAGGGCAGATCGTTGCTGCCCATATTCTTTTCTCAAGACTACTTATCCCCAAAGTGAGGAATACTGTTGAAAGATCATACCCATGCTTGCTAAGAATACATACACACGCTGTTGCTATCACCAATTTGATTACCAAAATTCACCATTTTTGTGCACGTTTTAAGGTCCTTGGATCTGGTGGATCAAATAGtcttataccttttttttttgttgaattctTTGTAATGTAATAATAAAGAGTAAGCTTTAGTCCTCTTCTAACTATATCTCTCCTTCTACGTGTCATTGCACTAGGATGTGTAATATGACTCACCAATTTGTGTTTTGATTTTATAtgtttcttttattattatttttttattattattttcgggtggggcccacattaaTAATTAAGTTAATaagttaattaatcactaatccctacttaataatttaatcataattaattagtttctaatctccaataatattattacactaaataaaatttatagacAATTTATGTtccaattaaaattgaaaattaaagattgcTACTTTCggtccgaaaatgattctgcctttaacttgacccgatttgcttgcgaataattcgacgtataattGTATAGGGTATGACACCTAGAAACTCCCATGCCAACAGTTTACAAAATGATTGCTTCCACTATGATCCTAAACGGGTTTGAACCCAGAAAAGGTTTAGAAAAGAATCTGCAGGCCATCATCGAGCCCATTCCAATTCTTCAAGATAGCTTTCATTTTGGGCTTGGTTACATCCCAGTAGAGGAAGAGATACCTACCAAAAAGAAACGAGGGGTTGCGAATCTTTGCAAATCCATCCCAAATCTATACAGTCATTTCCCCACAGAATGCCTATGCCTGGAGATGCTGACATAGAAGAGGGGATAAAGTTGCTATTCCAAGAAGAAGATTGCTTTGTGATTCTGGAAGAATGTGCTGAAGCACCCACAATCCGAGAGGCAGAACTGGGCGAGCAACTGTCTAACTGGACCTCTACCCTGCTACTGGCTCTTCGGTAGGGAAaatgaatttatttttaaaaatgggGAGAATCGGTCGAGGCCCTATTACTCGCCCTCTTTTTCACTTACATTcctcgtaatgttttcaaaaatcCGGGAATGACTTGATCcaagccaggaccacagtttgtatttctgaatatttttaaattaataaaaGCCTCGATTTATCAAAActgttttatttatttgttgcatgcatgttttatactaacatattttACCTTGAATttattttcagtaataaaaacaataaagcaaccttaaatgtcatgacatgttgggAAACGAACGAGTCGGGCAGTATAGAGGAAGAAGAGTGTAAGGAATACGATGAGACCATAGTGTTACCCGAGGGTCTCACAGAGGAAGTAGAACAACTAGAGAATGAGCAGAAGTAAAACTTGGACGAAACAGAAGCTATAAATCTAGGTGATGAAGAGAACGTCAAAGAGACAaggataagtgcacacctagATACTCCTttaaaagaggaattgataagttTGCTGAGGGAGTACGTGGATATCTTCGCATGGTCATACGCTGACATGCTTGGGTTAAGTACCAACATAGTATCCCATAGGCTACCCATCAATGAGGGTTTTTCTCCAGTAAAGCAGAAAACCCGACAATTCAAACGGATCTTAGTATCTGAATCAAAGATGAGGTGGAGAAACAGATTGAGTCAGGAGTGGTGGAGGTGACATCATACCCCACATGGCTGGCCAATAAAGTTTCGGTGCCCAAGAAATATGGCAAGATAAGAATCTACGTGGATTACCGAGATCTTAACAAGGCTAGCCTAAAGGATAATTTTTcgctcccaaacatccacatactcatagacAATTGTGCCAAGCATGAGCTacagtcatttgtggattgttttACCGGTTACCACTAGATCTTAATGGACAGAGAAAATGCCGAGAAAAAAACCTTCATCACCCCATGGGGAGTataccattacagggtaatgccctTCGGCCTCAAGAACGCCGGCGCAACCTATATGAGAGCTatgaccaccattttccatgacataagccataaagaaattgaagtctatgtggacgatgtcattgTCAAGTCAAGGGAAATTTCAGAGCATACCACACATTTGAGAAAATTCTTCGACAGGCTCCGCAAGTTTAACTTGAAATTAAACCGGACCAAAAGTGCGTTCGGAGTACCGACTAGAAAATTACTAGGGTTCATAGTCAGCAGAAGTGGCATAGAGCTAGACCtaacaaagatcaaagcaatccaagaattgcctcctccccaaactaagaaagaagtcatgagtttcctgGGAAGTCTGAATTATATTGGgcgattcatagctcaatccaccattATTATGGAGCCCATCCTCAAGCTTTTGAAAAAGGATGCTTCTACAAAATGGACAGAGAAGTGCCGAGAGGAATTCGACACTATCAAGAAATACCTATCCAACCCACCATTCCTGGTACCACCACGGCCCAGGAGTCCATTGTTGCTATACTTATCAGTTACTGAAAAAGCCTTCGGTtgcgtgttaggacaacacgatgaaGAAGAGAAAAAGGAGCGGGCCATTTACTATCTAAGCAAGAAAGTTCATAGCCTCTGAGGAGAGATATACGCTAGTGGAAAAAACCTGATGTGCTCTAACTTGGGTGGCTCAGAAGTTGAGGCATTATTTATCTTCAtacaccactcacctcatatccaagatggatccattAAGGTACAAATTCCGCCAACCCATGCCTatcgggaagttggccaaatggaagATGCTGTTAAATGAATTTGACATCGTGTACATAGCCTAGAAAGCCGTCAAAGGACAGGCCTTGGCTGACCTACTAGCCGCAAGCCTGGTGGATTAAGAGCTTGAGTCACTTCGCACCCATTTCCCAGACGAAGGGGTGTTGGCTACAGAAGAAGGAGTAACAGAGTCCTATACTGGCTGGAAGTTGTTCATTGATAGAGCAGTGAATTACAAAGGTTCTGGAATCAGGGCGGTCCTGATATCAGAAAATGGGCAGCACTACCCCATAGCCGCCAAACTCAAATTCcgatgtaccaacaacatggctgaatacgaggCCTGCATCCTAGGTCTCGAAATGGCACTGGATATGTACATCAATGAATTATTGGTCATCGGAGATTCCGACCTATtgattcatcaagtacaaggcgaatgggccaCTAAGAATGAAACGATCTTACCATATGTGAACTTGGAGCAAAGAATGTGCAAGAAATTTAGAAAGATTGAATTTCGACATACGCCAAGGGCTCAGAATGAATTTGCTGATGCACTAGCCATAATAGCATCGATGATCCAAcatcctgaaagcagtcacatCGACTCGCTAAGGATAAGTTTGAAAGAAGAACATGCCCACTGTTGCCATGTGGAAGCTGAGCCAGATGGCAAGCCACGATACAACGACATCAAAATGTATTCGGAAGGACGGGAATATCCCGACAGCATtacaaatggacaaaagaagaccatccgAAGAATGGCGAATGACTTCTTCCTAAACAAAGAAGTGATGTACAAAAGGATGCCAGATTAGGGCCTACTTAGGTGTGTAGATGCCGGTAAACCCACCAAACTTCTAGAAGAAGTGCATGCTGGGACATGTGGgaccccatatgaatggattcATACTAGCAAAAAAAGATTCTACAAGCAGGatactattggatgaccatggaaagcGATTGCTGCAAATATGTGTAGAGATGCCATCAATGCCAAATTGACGGTGACCTAATCAAAGTCCCTCCAAGTGAGCTTAATTCTATAAGCTCACCATGGCCTTTCATTGCTTGGGGTATGAATGTTATTGAACCCATTGAACTCGCAATTTTATATAGCCACCGGTTCATCTTAGTtgccattgactacttcaccaaatgggtgaaATCAACGTCTCAcaaatcagtaacaaagaaagtggtggcGGACTTCGTGCGAAACCACATCATATGCAGATTCGGTGTACCCGTGtgacgacccaactagagggccatgatgggcacccaaagCTAGCACACCGAGtgcctctaaacatacatctcataatcatttttgggtggaccataaagatagttCATGGATATCATTATTTGTAatgacatatatcacaacataacgacacTTCTCTATACAATCTTCAAcatttatgtccatcatcaccagcagACAAGGCTACTACAATGTTATACAACGATATGacccggtagggttatgaaatatctaactgtacacatatgtctacgagcctctacatagaatacgagtgaccataaggaccaataacAAACAACCTGTAGCTCCGAAGTCAGTGGAGTGCTCTTGAGAAttcgctgataaagcacctacggatctgatctgtctccctgcctacctgcgggcatgagcgtagcccccacaaacaaaaggacatcagtacgaataatgtactgagtatgcaaggcatgaataacaacataacaagaaatatggaacataacataaCATAAGGACAACCTGTACATTTGATTTCCTCATACGGCGGATACCATacatgctaactttaactttttaaatcaacattataaataaatatatatatatatatatataaactgcctgaccatataggtatggtgttatgctgcccggccatataggcacggtgctatcatcattagcctgcttCCGGGCCTCCTGTGTctagggtaatcatctcacgccgcccactagtggtgcctggccggccatgtaggcacagtgttatctttcccgaccatgtaggcacggtgttatcttgcccgacaTGTAGGAAccgtgttatatatatatagtatcttgcccggcTGCTAAGGCGCAGTACTATATATATACTATCTTGCCCAGctgttaaggcgcggtaatatgtatatatatatatatagtatcttgcccggccgttaaggcgcggtaatatatgtaTAGTATCTTGCCCGTCCGCTAAGGCGTGGTAATATATGTATAGTATCTTGCCcagccgttaaggcgcggtaatatatgtTTAGTATCTTGCCCGGCCGTTAAGGCTCGATAAGTATGTAaattacacatatataaatacatataacatgcacgagagcccaattagatgttactactctatcggagtgacgtaaggttagtaacctctgatttatattatggagcaatcatcatcgctacatctcaccttgaaggaaaaattatcaTAAGGTTagatcaataacaatgaatataatcaaggaaatcatgaaataaactcaataatctcataatagcatcaaatccataagctttggaatctccaaaaatggaatcataatcatcatgcaaCATGCTTATCTTTAGAATCACAATAAACTCTAAGAATCACGAACTTCTaatttttgggaataagaatgttatggaaaacatgtatgggtttacaagaaaagaatcatgcctttagaaagaaagggactagccttaacataccttgtcgtttccttaattacttaacgcttatccttccaaacTTTCAAATCTaaattcaagataattcataccaaggtcaagccattgaaactctcacaagatcaaactagactaataaatgagccaacgaaaatcggacagcatttcccctatattatctacttcctccaaattccaaaacatatattacaacccacaataacaacaaaaaaCTTGCAAAAGTCCTCAAATACTCCTTTTACTACCCTTACAAGAAGTATACATCAAACAACCCAAAGTATatcaatatacaataacaatatacatttcctttcttcccaatcaaggagcataatctcatcaacacaccaacaacattagataccatctatatacatggaaattagccccacaacacagccacaacatgctcaaaacagtccataaactcaacgactaaaacacaacactttatgacctttcttccataactatcttcacttttaagacttgctaaaccttcaaatcaactcaacataagaaataggatgaataacataccttatacttgaagaaatttagccacaccaactttcttcaagaccaaactcaccacaatatcaagtagaaacaagaacaatcacttttcatgaactagtttggtgtaatcttattgaattcttgatttaaagggttataagtgtttaagagaagtgtatggatgtgtctagaactcaaaagaagtgtaaatgatgaaaaaattggaataatagggtatttataccctttaAAAGTTGGTTCCGCCGACTTTCCAAGTGAGGCCCGcggggaagccatttggcagcttagaggcttatcttgaaatgccaTAACTCCCTAATCTGACGTTTGTTTGACGAaaagtttgttgcattagaaactagacttcctgaacttcaatttaggcttttgtttcacttcaaaaatcccgatatactaggagatatacccctctaaagttgacccaaaatttatgtccaaaattttgccaactttttccaaaatttttacaaacttattttcttcaatttgcttgatcccggaacctttagacacttacttaacacttggtaagagtattccttaaccttataagggtacCATTACCCCTCCGaccttacgttagtttacttacaacgcaaatgACGCGAAATTGTTTTgaggcgtaacattcttcccccttaggattattcatcctcgaatgttgtagcttgcgagcttacaatgctatcattaatttcttgaaatggttgtcctcctttagttcctgatctccatgctcttatactgtgggttcattagtcttctttcatatcctcCTAATCCTTTgttgaactcattcattagttccatatcctcatgttcttatatatgtacccagtggtcaactgatatctagttagCATCCTGGGACCtattgccattaagatggtcctAACTCATGATTTCCACGGCTCCCCATTGAtttgtgagcactcttaattgttatactcttttgccttgctccttatttccctactagtagacaaattctcttgttcagatatggcacctttccttgcttgcttctctagtgctaTTTTACatcatccctttttgtactagtcgaccttatatacataccatatcatctccttttaattccttggtcgtaCTCTTCAATCCCTTACAATATCATCTTAGTTCCACTTATGGTAGCGCCTAGATGATTTGCAgtagcat
The sequence above is a segment of the Lycium barbarum isolate Lr01 chromosome 6, ASM1917538v2, whole genome shotgun sequence genome. Coding sequences within it:
- the LOC132644098 gene encoding uncharacterized protein LOC132644098, with amino-acid sequence MPMPGDADIEEGIKLLFQEEDCFVILEECAEAPTIREAELGEQLSNWTSTLLLALRAVNYKGSGIRAVLISENGQHYPIAAKLKFRCTNNMAEYEACILGLEMALDMYINELLVIGDSDLLIHQVQGEWATKNETILPYVNLEQRMCKKFRKIEFRHTPRAQNEFADALAIIASMIQHPESSHIDSLRISLKEEHAHCCHVEAEPDGKPRYNDIKMYSEGREYPDSITNGQKKTIRRMANDFFLNKEVMYKRMPD